Proteins from a genomic interval of Pogoniulus pusillus isolate bPogPus1 chromosome 30, bPogPus1.pri, whole genome shotgun sequence:
- the TMEM120B gene encoding transmembrane protein 120B isoform X1, translated as MRLQLERCRGEWRELEEEFQQLQETHKVYRQKLEEVTSLQTACSNSIHRQKKTLRDLKHSLQRCKHKASPEEFALIQEISAQIKERQNAFFDMEAYLPKKNGLYLNLVLGNVNVTLLSNQAKFAYKDEYEKFKLYLTIILLLGAVTCRFILHYRVTDEVFNFLLVWYYCTLTIRESILISNGSRIKGWWVSHHYVSTFLSGVMLTWPDGLMYQMFRSQFLAFSIFQSCVQFLQYYYQRGCLYRLRALGERNHLDLTVEGFQSWMWRGLTFLLPFLFFGHFWQLYNAITLFGLSRHKECKEWQVFVLAFTFLLLFLGNFLTTLKVVHTKLQKNKDKMKKL; from the exons atgaggctgcagctggagcggTGCCGGGGCGAGTGgcgggagctggaggaggagttccagcagctccag GAAACACACAAAGTTTACAGGCAGAAACTGGAAGAAGTCACCAGCTTGCAGACGGCCTGCAGCAACTCCATACATCGGCAGAAGAAGACACTAAGGGATCTGAAGCACAGTCTGCAACG GTGCAAGCACAAAGCAAGTCCTGAAGAATTTGCTCTTATTCAGGAGATCAGTGCCCAGATCAAGGAGAGGCAAAATGCCTTCTTTGACATGGAAGCCTACCTGCCAAAGAAGAATGG CCTGTATTTAAATCTGGTGCTGGGAAATGTGAATGTAACTCTCCTGAGTAACCAAGCAAA GTTTGCCTACAAGGATGAGTATGAAAAGTTCAAACTTTATCTGACCATAATCTTGTTACTGGGGGCTGTCACCTGCAGGTTCATTCTGCACTACAG GGTGACAGATGAAGTGTTTAACTTTCTGTTGGTGTGGTATTACTGCACACTGACAATACGGGAAAGCATTCTCATCAGCAATGGATCCAG GATCAAAGGCTGGTGGGTGTCTCATCACTATGTCTCCACATTCCTGTCTGGAGTAATGTTAACGTG GCCAGATGGACTCATGTATCAGATGTTTCGCAGTCAGTTTTTAGCCTTTTCAATATTTCAGA gctgtgtgcagttccTACAGTATTACTATCAAAGGGGCTGTCTTTACAGACTCCGTGCTTTAGGGGAGAGAAACCACTTGGACCTTACAGTGG AAGGATTTCAGTCCTGGATGTGGCGGGGACTGAcgtttctccttcccttcttgtTCTTTGGGCAT TTCTGGCAGCTATACAATGCAATCACACTGTTCGGATTGTCAAGGCACAAGGAGTGCAAAGAATGGCAG GTTTTTGTGTTGGCTTTcacatttctgctgctcttccttgGGAACTTCCTCACTACTCTCAAAGTGGTGCACACTAAACTCcagaaaaacaaagacaaaatgaAGAAGCTGTGA
- the MORN3 gene encoding MORN repeat-containing protein 3 isoform X1, with amino-acid sequence MPIVKYPRATEPLWHEWDRKAQKCGLRHRVYAVNGDQYTGEWLDNLKHGKGTQLWKCSGAIYSGDWKFGKRDGYGSYSVLDPVTKEYKKVYTGWWKNDRKCGYGTTLYARGERYEGEWSEGLRSGWGRMYYRDGSIYEGQWLQDQPDGQGMLRLPNENRYEGVWKDGKKHGRGKFFYLDKGQLLEGIWAAGIPKCGILIDFGRDEAPAPTQFPIPKVELADPDGVLAEAQAMFDDRPN; translated from the exons ATGCCCATTGTAAAATACCCCAGGGCTACAGAGCCTCTTTGGCATGAATGGGACAGGAAAGCACAGAAATGTGGATTAAGACACAGGGTCTATGCTGTAAATGGGGATCAGTATACTGGAGAATGGCTGGACAATTTGAAACATG GTAAAGGCACCCAGTTGTGGAAGTGCTCCGGAGCTATTTATAGTGGTGACTGGAAGTTTGGAAAGCGAGATGGTTATGGCTCGTACAGCGTTCTTGACCCTGTCACCAAGGAATACAAGAAGGTGTACACAGGCTGGTGGAAAAACGACCGAAAATGT GGCTACGGGACGACTCTCTACGCCCGTGGGGAGCGTTACGAGGGAGAGTGGAGCGAGGGACTGCGCAGCGGCTGGGGACGGATGTACTACCGGGATGGCTCCATCTACGAGGGACAGTGGCTGCAGGACCAGCCCGACGGGCAGGGGATGCTGCGGTTGC CAAATGAAAATCGGTATGAAGGAGTCTGGAAAGATGGAAAGAAGCATGGCCGTGGGAAATTCTTCTACTTGGATAAGGGACAGCTACTTGAAGGTATCTGGGCAGCAGGTATACCAAAGTGTGGAATTCTGATTGACTTTGGCAGAGATGAGGCTCCTGCTCCTACTCAGTTTCCAATCCCAAAG gtggaactagctgatccagATGGTGTTTTAGCAGAGGCCCAGGCGATGTTTGATGACAGACCTAATTAA
- the MORN3 gene encoding MORN repeat-containing protein 3 isoform X2 — protein MPIVKYPRATEPLWHEWDRKAQKCGLRHRVYAVNGDQYTGEWLDNLKHGKGTQLWKCSGAIYSGDWKFGKRDGYGSYSVLDPVTKEYKKVYTGWWKNDRKCGYGTTLYARGERYEGEWSEGLRSGWGRMYYRDGSIYEGQWLQDQPDGQGMLRLPNENRYEGVWKDGKKHGRGKFFYLDKGQLLEGIWAAGGTS, from the exons ATGCCCATTGTAAAATACCCCAGGGCTACAGAGCCTCTTTGGCATGAATGGGACAGGAAAGCACAGAAATGTGGATTAAGACACAGGGTCTATGCTGTAAATGGGGATCAGTATACTGGAGAATGGCTGGACAATTTGAAACATG GTAAAGGCACCCAGTTGTGGAAGTGCTCCGGAGCTATTTATAGTGGTGACTGGAAGTTTGGAAAGCGAGATGGTTATGGCTCGTACAGCGTTCTTGACCCTGTCACCAAGGAATACAAGAAGGTGTACACAGGCTGGTGGAAAAACGACCGAAAATGT GGCTACGGGACGACTCTCTACGCCCGTGGGGAGCGTTACGAGGGAGAGTGGAGCGAGGGACTGCGCAGCGGCTGGGGACGGATGTACTACCGGGATGGCTCCATCTACGAGGGACAGTGGCTGCAGGACCAGCCCGACGGGCAGGGGATGCTGCGGTTGC CAAATGAAAATCGGTATGAAGGAGTCTGGAAAGATGGAAAGAAGCATGGCCGTGGGAAATTCTTCTACTTGGATAAGGGACAGCTACTTGAAGGTATCTGGGCAGCAG gtggaactagctga
- the TMEM120B gene encoding transmembrane protein 120B isoform X2, with product MRLQLERCRGEWRELEEEFQQLQETHKVYRQKLEEVTSLQTACSNSIHRQKKTLRDLKHSLQRCKHKASPEEFALIQEISAQIKERQNAFFDMEAYLPKKNGLYLNLVLGNVNVTLLSNQAKFAYKDEYEKFKLYLTIILLLGAVTCRFILHYRVTDEVFNFLLVWYYCTLTIRESILISNGSRIKGWWVSHHYVSTFLSGVMLTWPDGLMYQMFRSQFLAFSIFQSCVQFLQYYYQRGCLYRLRALGERNHLDLTVEGFQSWMWRGLTFLLPFLFFGHFWQLYNAITLFGLSRHKECKEWQVGFCVGFHISAALPWELPHYSQSGAH from the exons atgaggctgcagctggagcggTGCCGGGGCGAGTGgcgggagctggaggaggagttccagcagctccag GAAACACACAAAGTTTACAGGCAGAAACTGGAAGAAGTCACCAGCTTGCAGACGGCCTGCAGCAACTCCATACATCGGCAGAAGAAGACACTAAGGGATCTGAAGCACAGTCTGCAACG GTGCAAGCACAAAGCAAGTCCTGAAGAATTTGCTCTTATTCAGGAGATCAGTGCCCAGATCAAGGAGAGGCAAAATGCCTTCTTTGACATGGAAGCCTACCTGCCAAAGAAGAATGG CCTGTATTTAAATCTGGTGCTGGGAAATGTGAATGTAACTCTCCTGAGTAACCAAGCAAA GTTTGCCTACAAGGATGAGTATGAAAAGTTCAAACTTTATCTGACCATAATCTTGTTACTGGGGGCTGTCACCTGCAGGTTCATTCTGCACTACAG GGTGACAGATGAAGTGTTTAACTTTCTGTTGGTGTGGTATTACTGCACACTGACAATACGGGAAAGCATTCTCATCAGCAATGGATCCAG GATCAAAGGCTGGTGGGTGTCTCATCACTATGTCTCCACATTCCTGTCTGGAGTAATGTTAACGTG GCCAGATGGACTCATGTATCAGATGTTTCGCAGTCAGTTTTTAGCCTTTTCAATATTTCAGA gctgtgtgcagttccTACAGTATTACTATCAAAGGGGCTGTCTTTACAGACTCCGTGCTTTAGGGGAGAGAAACCACTTGGACCTTACAGTGG AAGGATTTCAGTCCTGGATGTGGCGGGGACTGAcgtttctccttcccttcttgtTCTTTGGGCAT TTCTGGCAGCTATACAATGCAATCACACTGTTCGGATTGTCAAGGCACAAGGAGTGCAAAGAATGGCAGGTGG GTTTTTGTGTTGGCTTTcacatttctgctgctcttccttgGGAACTTCCTCACTACTCTCAAAGTGGTGCACACTAA